In Plasmodium coatneyi strain Hackeri chromosome 5, complete sequence, a genomic segment contains:
- a CDS encoding SICA antigen produces MWPGVLAYFFVGKKRKRYRRAHQVSALPPSEEQPLAHVDDGGPHEYILVKECKQPTSAQKKGRKKRAGRRRVGRRMIIDIHLEVLNECQKGDLHLTKDDFFEILVEQFMGSKFMKEEDVPKEQVPCLDSGFRKEDIPRGEVLKENVPKEDVLCLVSGFREEDFVPK; encoded by the exons atgtggcctggtgtttTAGCT tACTTTTTCGtcggtaaaaaaagaaaacgttatAGAAGGGCTCATCAAGTATCTGCTCTTCCCCCCTCAGAAGAACAACCCCTtgctcatgtggacgacggtggtccacatgaatatattttagTAAAGGAATGTAAGCAACCCACATCAGcacaaaagaaaggaaggaagaagcgtGCTGGTCGTCGCCGTGTtggtcgccgcatgattattgatattcatttagaagtcttaaacgaatgtcaaaaaggggacctgcaTTTGACAAAAGatgacttttttgaaattttggttgaGCAATTTATGGGATCAAAATTTatgaaagaggaagatgttcctaaggaacaggttccatgtttagattccgggtttaggaaggaagatatTCCTAGAGGAGAAGTTCttaaggaaaatgttcctaaggaagatgttctaTGTTTAgtttccgggtttagggaggaagattttGTTCCTAAGTAA